TCGATCTGGGCGAGAACGAGGCGGGCACCGTGTGCGTGGCGGCTCCGATCCGCGACCACACGGGGCGCGTGACGCACGGGCTGTCGATCTCCTCGATCGCCCTCGAGCACCCCGGACGCTCGATCGAGGAGCTCGCGCCGCACGCGATCCGGGCCGCCGACGAGATCTCCCGTCTGCTCGGCGCGTCACGCTGAGCGCCCGTCGCCGACGGCGCGCGCGGAGCGGATGTGCGCTCGCGGCGAACGGGGCGACGTCACCCGCGCCGAGACCGATGCCGCCCATAGGGTGGAGGGCATGACGGACACCACGGCTGCACCGCTTCGATCAGGGATCGCGCTCGAGGAGCTGAGCGACGAGGTCCGCCCGCAGGACGACCTGTACCGCCACGTCAACGGCGCGTGGATCGAGCGCACGGAGATCCCCGGCGACAAGGCGCGGTGGGGCTCGTTCCACCTGCTTGCCGAGCAGGCCGAGAAGGACGTCCACGCGATCATCGAGGAGTCCCAGCAGGCGGAGCCGGGCACGGACGCCCGCAAGGTCGGCGACGCGTTCGCGAGCTTCATGGACGAGGAGCGGATCGTCGAGCTCGGCACCTCCCCGCTGCGGGACCAGCTCGCGCAGGCGGACGCCGTGACGGACGTGGCGGGCTTCCTCGGCACGGTGGGGACGCTCGACCGCCAAGGCGTCGCGAACCCCATCGGGGTGTTCGTCGAGCCGGACCCGGGCGACCCGACGCGCTACGTGCCGTTCCTCGTGCAGGCCGGCATCTCGCTGCCCGATGAGAGCTACTACCGGCTGGAGAACTTCGCCGGCACGCGCGCGAGGTTCCGCGAGCACGTCGAGAAGATGCTCGAGCTCGCCGGCATCGCGGATGCCGCGCAGCAGGCGGACCGCGTGGTCGCGCTCGAGACGGAGATCGCGTCGCACCACTGGGACAACGTGCGCAGCCGCGACGCGGTCGCGACATACAACCTGAAGTCATGGGACGAGATCCAGCAGCTCGCGGGACTCGATCTGACGCCGTGGCTCGAGGGCGTCGCGCCGGGCAACCCCGCCGCCTTCGCCGAGGTCGTGGCGTACCAGCCGTCGTTCCTCGAGGGCCTCGGCACGCTGCTGACGGACGAGCGCATCGACGACTGGAAGGCGTGGCTGCGCTTCAAGATCGTGCGGGCCGCGGCGCCGTACCTGCCCGAGCCGTTCGTGCAGGAGAACTTCGCGTTCAACGGCACCGAGCTCACGGGCGTGCCGGAGATCCGCGAGCGCTGGAAGCGCGGCGTCGCGCTCGCCGAGGGCGCGCTGGGCGAGGCCGTCGGCCGCGTGTACGTCGAGCGCCACTTCCCGCCGGCCGCCAAGGCGGCCATGGACGAGCTCGTCGCGAACCTCATCGAGGCCTACCGCCAGAGCATCACGACGCTCGAGTGGATGGGCGCCGAGACGCGCGAGCGGGCGCTCGAGAAGCTCGACGCGTTCGTGCCCAAGATCGGCTATCCGGTGAAGTGGAAGGACTACTCGGCGCTCGAGATCGACGCGACCGACCTGCTCGGCAACGTCCGCCGCGCGAGCGCGTTCGAGCACGACCGCCAGATCGGCAAGGTGGGCAAGCCCATCGACCGCGACGAGTGGTTCATGACGCCCCAGACCGTCAACGCGTACTACAACCCGCTCATGAACGAGATCGTGTTCCCGGCCGCGATCCTGCAGTACCCCTTCTTCGATCCGGAGCGCGACGACGCCGCGAACTACGGCGGCATCGGGGCCGTGATCGGGCACGAGGTCGGCCACGGCTTCGACGACCAGGGCAGCCGCTACGGCGCGGACGGCTCGCTCAAGGACTGGTGGACCGAGGCGGATCGCGCCGCGTTCGAGGAGCGCACGAAGGCGCTCATCGCGCAGTACGACGCGCTGACGCCGCTCGGGCTGGACGAGTCGCACAAGGTCAACGGCGCGCTCACGATCGGCGAGAACATCGGCGACCTCGGCGGCCTGGGCATCGCGCTGAAGGCCTACGAGCTGTCGCTCGGCGGCCAGGAGGCGCCGGTGATCGACGGCTACACGGGCGTGCAGCGCCTGCTGCTGTCCTGGGCGCAGGTGTGGCAGCAGAAGGGCCGCGACGCCGAGACCATCCGCCTGCTGACGATCGACCCCCACTCGCCGAACGAGTTCCGCTGCAACCAGATCGTGCGCAACATCGACGCGTTCTACGACGCGTTCGGCGTGACCGAGGCGGATGCGCTGTGGCTGCCCCCGCAGGAGCGCGTCACGATCTGGTGATCCGGGACCGCGCGGGGTCGGCGCTCCGCCGGCTCCGCGTGTCGCCTACACCGACAGCAGCCCGCGGATGCCGCGCACCGACACGGCGCGGAAGCCGGCCGACCGCAGGTGCGCCAGGATCCGCGGCTCGCGGCGCGCCAGCAGCGGTCCGCGCCGGATGAGGAACGGCACGGGCTTGCGGTGCTCGCGCACGTCGCGCACGAACCGCAGCACGAGCGTGAGCCACCGCGAGCGGTGCACGCACACGGCGTCGGCGAGGATGCCCAGCCGCCGCGCATCGTCCGCGACCTCCGCCACGAACACGCCCTCGGCGACGAAGCGCGTGTGCGCGCCGAGCTCGAGCGTCCGGACGCCCACGGGCCCGTTCGCCGCGATGTCGTAGATCGGCACCTCGGCCCGGCCCGTCCGCGCGAGCCGCACGAGCGCGTCGAGAGCACGATCGCGGTGCCAGGAGCCGGGGTGGTCCCAGTCGACCTGACCGCTGCTCAGGCGCGGCAGCGCGGGGTCGTCCCCCGAGCGGTAGAAGTCGTCGAGGCGCAGCAGCGGCAGACCCGACTGCTCGGCGAGACGCGACTTGCCGCAGCCGCTGGGTCCGCCGATCAGGACGACCTGGGCGAGCGGGGCAGCGGGTTCGTTCGGCACGGACAGCCATTCTGCCCGAGCGCACCTGAGGATCCGTCACGGTTGCGTCTCGGGTGCCGATCGCCGTCTTGACGAAACGGTCGCTGAGTGTCTACATTCATCGAAGCGGTTCGACGCCTTTCCGGATCCCCACCGGCGGAGCGAGCGGACCAGTCGTCCATCACGAGGGAGTGAGATGACCAGGCGCCAGAATGCCCGACC
The Microbacterium sp. JZ31 genome window above contains:
- a CDS encoding M13 family metallopeptidase, with the translated sequence MTDTTAAPLRSGIALEELSDEVRPQDDLYRHVNGAWIERTEIPGDKARWGSFHLLAEQAEKDVHAIIEESQQAEPGTDARKVGDAFASFMDEERIVELGTSPLRDQLAQADAVTDVAGFLGTVGTLDRQGVANPIGVFVEPDPGDPTRYVPFLVQAGISLPDESYYRLENFAGTRARFREHVEKMLELAGIADAAQQADRVVALETEIASHHWDNVRSRDAVATYNLKSWDEIQQLAGLDLTPWLEGVAPGNPAAFAEVVAYQPSFLEGLGTLLTDERIDDWKAWLRFKIVRAAAPYLPEPFVQENFAFNGTELTGVPEIRERWKRGVALAEGALGEAVGRVYVERHFPPAAKAAMDELVANLIEAYRQSITTLEWMGAETRERALEKLDAFVPKIGYPVKWKDYSALEIDATDLLGNVRRASAFEHDRQIGKVGKPIDRDEWFMTPQTVNAYYNPLMNEIVFPAAILQYPFFDPERDDAANYGGIGAVIGHEVGHGFDDQGSRYGADGSLKDWWTEADRAAFEERTKALIAQYDALTPLGLDESHKVNGALTIGENIGDLGGLGIALKAYELSLGGQEAPVIDGYTGVQRLLLSWAQVWQQKGRDAETIRLLTIDPHSPNEFRCNQIVRNIDAFYDAFGVTEADALWLPPQERVTIW
- a CDS encoding ATP-binding protein; this encodes MPNEPAAPLAQVVLIGGPSGCGKSRLAEQSGLPLLRLDDFYRSGDDPALPRLSSGQVDWDHPGSWHRDRALDALVRLARTGRAEVPIYDIAANGPVGVRTLELGAHTRFVAEGVFVAEVADDARRLGILADAVCVHRSRWLTLVLRFVRDVREHRKPVPFLIRRGPLLARREPRILAHLRSAGFRAVSVRGIRGLLSV